One genomic region from Desulfatibacillum aliphaticivorans DSM 15576 encodes:
- a CDS encoding sigma 54-interacting transcriptional regulator, with the protein MNPDPNEFFKNTVLRICSSLEVEKALWHSLLYVREHIPASQMSLHLYNPVTGVAETVAQATPGKYGRLSVKTHLSEKARRQVEAQRSQRLRRVNRVSDDPVAEEVSRYFGGAVQSALILDLVIEGRLIGVLTLHGEVGKTYTARHEQLFRLLNEPFAVALSNSMRQRELNKLKELLTDDNPYFQENEEAFSENEVVGADYGLRGVMEMARQVAPLESPVLLLGETGVGKELIASAVHRASPRRNGPLIKVNCGAIPDTLIDSELFGHEKGAFTGASSMKRGRFERADEGTIFLDEVAELSPEAQVRLLRVLQEKEIERVGAAETTHVDIRVIAATHRNLDGLVSMGRFRQDLLFRLKVFPIVIPPLRDRKGDIPSLVQHFVRIKSLDMKLGTIPPLAPGAMDKLMDYSWPGNVRELENAVERALILSGGKKPVFQEFDLGLKPGPKTKNVESLSLPTMDQAMADLMRKALVLAKGRVEGKGGAAEILGMHPMTLRNRMKKLGVPFGKKARAVYKSSAPSTVLNWPQVKK; encoded by the coding sequence AAATACCGTTCTTAGAATTTGCTCCAGCCTGGAAGTGGAAAAAGCCTTGTGGCACTCCCTGCTGTATGTCAGGGAGCATATTCCCGCTTCCCAGATGAGCCTGCATCTATACAACCCGGTTACTGGAGTCGCTGAAACCGTGGCCCAAGCCACCCCGGGAAAATACGGCCGGCTTTCGGTCAAGACCCATCTGTCCGAAAAGGCCCGCCGGCAGGTGGAGGCCCAGCGTTCTCAGCGTTTGCGCAGGGTCAACCGGGTCAGCGACGACCCTGTGGCGGAAGAGGTGAGCCGGTATTTCGGCGGCGCGGTCCAATCCGCCCTGATTCTCGACCTGGTGATCGAAGGCCGGCTGATAGGCGTTTTGACTCTCCACGGAGAAGTGGGCAAAACCTATACGGCCAGGCACGAGCAATTATTCCGCCTGTTGAACGAACCTTTCGCCGTGGCCTTAAGCAACAGCATGCGGCAACGCGAGTTAAACAAGCTCAAAGAACTGCTGACCGACGACAACCCCTATTTTCAGGAGAATGAGGAGGCCTTTTCCGAAAACGAGGTTGTGGGCGCCGATTACGGCCTAAGGGGCGTGATGGAAATGGCGCGTCAGGTCGCTCCCCTTGAGAGCCCCGTGCTTTTGCTGGGCGAAACGGGCGTGGGCAAAGAGTTGATCGCGTCAGCGGTGCACAGGGCGTCCCCCCGGCGAAACGGCCCGCTCATCAAAGTCAATTGCGGCGCCATTCCGGACACCCTCATTGATTCCGAACTTTTCGGCCATGAAAAGGGCGCCTTCACCGGCGCCTCGTCCATGAAGCGCGGCCGCTTTGAGCGCGCGGACGAGGGAACGATTTTTCTGGACGAAGTGGCCGAGCTTTCCCCCGAGGCCCAGGTGCGCCTGCTGCGGGTGCTTCAGGAAAAGGAAATCGAACGCGTGGGCGCCGCGGAAACCACCCATGTGGATATTCGGGTTATTGCAGCCACCCACCGGAACCTGGACGGCTTGGTTTCCATGGGCCGTTTTCGCCAGGATTTGCTGTTTCGGCTTAAGGTGTTCCCCATCGTCATTCCACCCTTGAGGGACCGCAAGGGCGACATACCCTCCCTGGTCCAGCATTTCGTCCGCATTAAGAGCCTGGACATGAAGCTGGGAACCATTCCGCCCCTGGCGCCCGGCGCCATGGACAAGCTCATGGATTACTCCTGGCCCGGCAACGTGCGCGAACTGGAAAACGCCGTGGAGCGGGCCTTGATCCTGAGCGGCGGCAAAAAACCCGTCTTTCAGGAATTCGACCTGGGCCTCAAACCCGGCCCCAAAACCAAAAATGTGGAATCCCTCAGCCTGCCCACCATGGATCAGGCCATGGCCGACCTCATGCGCAAAGCTCTGGTCCTTGCCAAGGGCCGGGTGGAAGGCAAGGGCGGGGCGGCTGAAATCCTGGGGATGCACCCCATGACCTTGAGGAATCGCATGAAAAAGCTGGGCGTCCCGTTCGGTAAAAAAGCCCGCGCGGTGTACAAGAGCTCCGCCCCCTCCACGGTGCTCAACTGGCCCCAGGTCAAAAAATAG
- a CDS encoding indolepyruvate ferredoxin oxidoreductase subunit alpha, with amino-acid sequence MFVMLGELFKKKFAVRINWWNFYVPIFHNLVKLLHHAENPYIGWMVRRAALINDKKIHFTQGTVIPLEAELNKKGSQGSTVMPIHLVEKLIREAPDRYIVHRCLCRDGNNCQDFPHDHACIFLGQGSHVTYENGISRKASVEEAIEHLHKGVELGLICQCLWIEAEQYFWGFPKDKMQNFLEVCFCCPCCCLSLNSCKKITEVFGDRIQSIGWEARVSGDCIACGKCVEVCPMHAIVLGEEQAEIQGRCIGCGLCASNCPTDAMELYQKAPLKDDIKDYFWGFRPDV; translated from the coding sequence ATGTTTGTTATGTTGGGAGAGCTTTTTAAGAAAAAATTTGCAGTGCGCATCAACTGGTGGAATTTTTATGTCCCGATTTTTCACAATTTGGTGAAGCTGCTTCACCATGCGGAAAATCCGTACATCGGCTGGATGGTCAGACGGGCAGCCCTGATCAATGACAAGAAAATACATTTCACCCAGGGAACGGTCATCCCTTTGGAAGCGGAGCTGAACAAAAAGGGAAGCCAGGGCAGCACGGTCATGCCTATCCATTTAGTGGAGAAGCTGATCCGCGAGGCGCCCGACCGGTATATCGTGCACAGGTGTCTTTGCCGCGATGGCAATAACTGCCAGGACTTCCCCCATGACCACGCCTGCATTTTTTTGGGCCAGGGGTCCCATGTCACCTATGAAAACGGGATTTCCCGCAAGGCCTCGGTGGAGGAAGCCATCGAGCATTTGCACAAAGGCGTGGAGCTTGGGCTAATCTGCCAGTGCCTGTGGATCGAGGCGGAGCAGTATTTTTGGGGCTTTCCCAAGGATAAGATGCAAAATTTCCTGGAAGTCTGCTTTTGCTGCCCCTGCTGCTGCCTGTCTTTGAATTCGTGCAAAAAAATCACGGAAGTCTTCGGCGACAGGATTCAAAGCATCGGCTGGGAAGCGCGGGTGAGCGGCGATTGCATCGCCTGCGGAAAATGCGTGGAGGTCTGCCCCATGCACGCCATTGTCCTGGGCGAGGAACAAGCTGAAATACAGGGCCGGTGCATCGGGTGCGGGCTGTGCGCAAGCAATTGTCCCACGGACGCCATGGAGCTTTACCAAAAAGCCCCGTTAAAAGACGACATCAAGGACTATTTCTGGGGATTCCGGCCCGACGTGTAG
- a CDS encoding saccharopine dehydrogenase family protein yields the protein MAKAVVLGGCGAVGTVASKTLAGQDLFSQVILADQNRERAESLIGEWGSDKVGFVQTDALDPESIKAAIQGADVVVNCVGPFYKSVKIILDAVLESGINYVDVCDDVDVTLDILNWDKKAKEAGVSACIGMGSSPGATNLLAKFAADALLDEVESIDIFHAHGGEPFEGPGVIGHRFHCMSIDIPMFLDGELKYVKYFEEDGIALRQTFDFPVLGGDVLLYPYPHPEQVTLPRYIKTRQVTNKGTVLPSEYYDLTRDMCRLGLSGKESLDVNGQSVVPYDFALAYIIRERERILKETRFGSQRGCCSVVVKGRKEDAYSEYRFHMASGSQALGEGTGVPAAVGAMLMVLGKITEKGVLPPEGCINPQDFLDLVSPVMKLDEKKGDSDSFSGVIVQHVDALGKVSTLDI from the coding sequence ATGGCAAAAGCAGTGGTTCTCGGTGGATGTGGTGCGGTAGGCACGGTGGCTTCCAAGACCTTGGCGGGCCAGGATCTTTTTTCCCAAGTGATTCTGGCCGATCAGAACAGGGAGCGGGCCGAAAGCCTCATTGGGGAATGGGGATCGGACAAAGTCGGTTTCGTGCAGACGGACGCCTTGGATCCGGAAAGCATCAAAGCGGCCATTCAAGGGGCTGACGTGGTGGTCAACTGCGTGGGGCCGTTTTACAAGTCGGTCAAGATCATCCTGGATGCGGTTCTGGAGTCGGGGATTAATTATGTGGACGTGTGCGATGACGTTGACGTAACGCTGGATATTCTGAATTGGGACAAAAAGGCCAAGGAAGCCGGGGTGTCTGCGTGCATCGGCATGGGCAGTTCGCCGGGGGCGACCAATCTGCTGGCCAAGTTTGCGGCCGACGCCTTGCTGGATGAAGTGGAGTCCATCGATATTTTTCACGCCCACGGAGGCGAGCCTTTTGAGGGGCCGGGCGTGATCGGCCACCGTTTTCATTGCATGAGCATAGACATCCCCATGTTTTTGGACGGGGAGTTGAAATACGTCAAATATTTCGAAGAGGACGGCATCGCCCTGCGCCAGACATTCGACTTCCCGGTTTTGGGAGGGGACGTGCTTTTATACCCGTATCCCCACCCGGAACAAGTGACATTGCCCCGATACATCAAGACCCGGCAGGTCACCAACAAGGGGACCGTGCTGCCTTCGGAATATTACGATTTGACCCGGGACATGTGCCGTCTGGGCCTTTCCGGCAAAGAATCCCTGGACGTGAACGGCCAAAGCGTCGTTCCGTACGATTTCGCCCTGGCTTACATCATCCGGGAGCGGGAAAGGATTTTAAAGGAGACCCGATTCGGCTCCCAGCGGGGATGCTGCAGCGTGGTCGTCAAAGGCAGGAAGGAAGACGCCTACAGCGAGTACAGGTTCCACATGGCTTCCGGCAGCCAGGCCCTGGGGGAGGGCACCGGCGTACCGGCGGCCGTGGGCGCCATGCTTATGGTTCTGGGCAAGATCACGGAAAAAGGGGTGCTGCCGCCCGAAGGGTGCATCAACCCCCAGGATTTTCTGGACCTTGTCAGTCCGGTCATGAAACTGGATGAGAAAAAAGGGGATTCCGATTCTTTTAGCGGGGTTATCGTTCAGCATGTGGATGCTTTGGGGAAGGTTTCCACACTAGACATTTAG
- a CDS encoding xylulokinase: MSISDKHILAIDHGTSGVKASLVSMKGKVRDYAYRKTEMFFLPEGGAEQDPQEWWDALIAACRHLIERGSVPRESIVGMCVSSTFSSTVAVDKDGKHLMNALSWMDSRGGKYVREFMKGFPSVLGYHVPKALKWIHKTAGGPTLSGKDDIAHMLLFQKEFPEVYKNAHKILPSKDFFNLKLTGKFAASYDSMTLFWVSDVRDPHNIHYDDKLIAALGIDKEKLPDMYDSTHVLGPVLPEVAEAIGLPEGVMVVEGSPDHQCAAMGSGAVEDYQAHLYVGTSSWVQCIVPFKKTDIFHSIASLPTSIPGKFSSVNEQDMAGGCLSLLVQNVLGIGEIKEDENPFEMLTSIAQTSPPGANNVIFTPWLNGERTPVDDTTIRGCLFNLTRTSTSADMVRAVMEGVALNVRWSLKYVEKFAGRRLDAMNFVGGGARSDLWCQIFADVLDRTVRQVSDPVAANARGAAFIAAVGLGEIEWSQIPELVRYRATYTPNPSNRKTYDTLFKAYTDLYKAHKNICKRLNSGDKND; this comes from the coding sequence ATGAGCATTTCGGACAAGCATATACTGGCCATCGACCATGGCACCTCCGGAGTGAAGGCCAGTCTGGTTTCCATGAAGGGGAAGGTTCGGGACTACGCCTACCGGAAAACGGAGATGTTTTTCCTGCCCGAAGGAGGCGCTGAACAGGATCCCCAGGAATGGTGGGATGCGCTGATTGCCGCCTGCAGGCATTTGATCGAGCGGGGCTCCGTGCCCCGGGAAAGCATCGTGGGGATGTGCGTGTCCTCCACCTTTTCCAGCACCGTGGCGGTGGATAAGGACGGAAAGCACCTCATGAACGCCCTGAGCTGGATGGATTCCCGGGGCGGCAAGTACGTCCGGGAGTTTATGAAGGGTTTTCCCTCGGTTCTGGGCTACCACGTACCCAAAGCCTTGAAGTGGATCCACAAAACCGCGGGAGGGCCCACCTTGTCGGGCAAGGACGACATCGCCCATATGCTTCTTTTTCAAAAGGAGTTTCCCGAGGTTTATAAAAACGCCCACAAGATTCTGCCTTCCAAGGATTTTTTCAATCTCAAGCTGACGGGAAAATTCGCCGCCAGTTACGACTCCATGACTCTGTTCTGGGTGTCGGACGTCCGGGATCCCCATAACATCCATTACGACGATAAATTGATCGCCGCTCTGGGCATTGACAAAGAAAAACTGCCGGACATGTATGATTCCACCCACGTTTTAGGGCCTGTCCTGCCCGAGGTGGCCGAGGCCATCGGCCTGCCCGAAGGCGTCATGGTGGTGGAGGGCTCTCCGGACCATCAATGCGCGGCCATGGGGTCCGGGGCCGTGGAGGATTATCAGGCCCATTTGTACGTGGGCACGTCCTCTTGGGTTCAGTGCATCGTGCCTTTTAAAAAGACGGATATCTTTCATTCCATCGCGTCTCTGCCTACGTCCATTCCGGGGAAGTTCTCCTCCGTCAATGAGCAGGACATGGCCGGAGGATGCCTGAGTCTGCTGGTTCAGAACGTCCTGGGCATCGGTGAAATCAAGGAGGACGAAAACCCCTTTGAAATGCTCACCAGCATCGCCCAGACCTCCCCGCCCGGCGCCAACAACGTCATTTTCACCCCCTGGCTCAACGGCGAGCGCACCCCTGTGGACGACACCACTATCCGGGGCTGCCTGTTCAACCTCACCCGCACCAGCACGTCGGCCGACATGGTAAGGGCGGTCATGGAAGGCGTGGCCCTGAACGTTCGCTGGAGCCTGAAATACGTGGAGAAATTTGCGGGAAGACGGCTGGATGCCATGAATTTTGTGGGCGGAGGCGCCCGCTCAGACCTGTGGTGCCAGATTTTCGCCGACGTCCTGGACAGAACCGTCCGGCAGGTGAGCGATCCCGTGGCGGCCAACGCCCGGGGAGCCGCCTTTATCGCAGCCGTGGGCCTGGGGGAGATCGAGTGGTCCCAGATTCCCGAATTAGTCCGGTATCGTGCAACCTACACGCCCAATCCGTCCAACAGAAAGACCTACGACACCCTGTTCAAGGCCTACACCGACCTCTATAAGGCCCACAAAAATATCTGCAAACGCCTGAACAGCGGGGATAAAAACGACTGA